A DNA window from Burkholderia sp. HI2500 contains the following coding sequences:
- a CDS encoding L-threonylcarbamoyladenylate synthase, whose product MSQFFRIHPDNPQPRLIKQAVEIVSKGGVIAMPTDSSYALACHLDDKDAVERVRRIRGLDEKQHLSLLVRDLSELANFAMVDNRQYRQIKSVTPGPYVFILQATKEVPRRLSHPSRKTIGLRVPDHAITLALLESLGQPLLGTTLILPPDDEPLNDPEEIRERLEKQVDLVIDGGACPREPSTVIDLTGDEPELVRAGRGALEPFGLSAA is encoded by the coding sequence ATGTCCCAGTTCTTCAGGATTCACCCGGATAATCCGCAGCCGCGCCTGATCAAGCAGGCCGTGGAAATCGTCAGCAAGGGCGGCGTGATCGCGATGCCGACCGATTCGAGCTATGCGCTCGCGTGCCATCTCGACGACAAGGATGCGGTCGAGCGCGTGCGCCGGATTCGCGGCCTCGACGAGAAGCAGCACCTGTCGCTGCTCGTGCGCGACCTGTCGGAGCTCGCCAACTTCGCGATGGTCGACAACCGCCAGTACCGGCAGATCAAGTCGGTGACGCCGGGCCCGTACGTCTTCATCCTGCAGGCGACGAAGGAAGTGCCGCGCCGGCTGTCGCACCCGTCGCGCAAGACGATCGGCCTGCGCGTGCCCGATCACGCGATCACGCTCGCGTTGCTCGAATCGCTCGGCCAGCCGCTGCTCGGCACGACGCTGATCCTGCCGCCGGACGACGAGCCGCTCAACGACCCCGAAGAAATCCGCGAGCGGCTCGAGAAGCAGGTCGACCTCGTGATCGACGGTGGCGCGTGCCCGCGCGAGCCGTCGACGGTGATCGACCTGACCGGC
- a CDS encoding 3',5'-nucleoside bisphosphate phosphatase — protein sequence MNADLHCHSNVSDGLLPPADVARRAHAGGVTLWALTDHDEIGGQAAARSEAEALGMRYLSGVEISVTWASRTVHIVGLNVDPANPVLVDGLYRTRHGRAARAVAIGEQLATLGIPGAYDGALKYVSNPDLISRTHFARFLVENGHATSTSDVFDRLLGDGKPGFVPHRWATLPDAVAWIRAAGGEAVVAHPGRYRYTPVEFDAFFGEFIDLGGRAIEVVTGSHTPDQYREYADVARRFGFEASRGSDFHAPGEGRVELGSLPPLPPDLTPVWERWL from the coding sequence ATGAACGCCGATCTCCACTGCCATTCGAATGTTTCCGACGGGTTGCTGCCGCCTGCCGACGTCGCGCGCCGCGCTCATGCCGGCGGCGTGACCCTGTGGGCGCTGACCGACCACGACGAGATCGGCGGCCAGGCAGCGGCGCGCAGCGAAGCGGAAGCGCTCGGCATGCGCTACCTGAGCGGCGTCGAGATTTCGGTCACGTGGGCATCGCGCACCGTGCACATCGTCGGCCTGAATGTCGATCCCGCGAATCCGGTGCTGGTCGACGGCCTGTACCGCACGCGCCACGGCCGCGCGGCGCGCGCGGTGGCGATCGGCGAGCAGCTCGCCACGCTCGGCATTCCCGGCGCGTACGACGGTGCGTTGAAGTACGTGTCGAATCCCGACCTGATCTCGCGCACGCACTTCGCGCGCTTCCTCGTTGAAAACGGTCACGCCACGTCGACATCCGATGTGTTCGATCGGCTGCTCGGCGACGGCAAGCCCGGTTTCGTCCCGCACCGCTGGGCGACGCTGCCCGACGCCGTTGCGTGGATTCGCGCGGCCGGCGGCGAAGCGGTGGTCGCGCATCCGGGCCGCTATCGCTATACGCCCGTCGAATTCGACGCGTTCTTCGGCGAATTCATCGATCTGGGCGGCCGCGCGATCGAGGTCGTCACGGGCAGCCACACACCCGACCAGTACCGCGAATATGCGGACGTCGCACGCCGCTTCGGCTTCGAAGCGTCGCGCGGCTCGGATTTCCATGCGCCAGGCGAGGGCCGTGTCGAGCTCGGCAGCCTGCCGCCGTTGCCGCCCGACCTGACTCCGGTCTGGGAACGCTGGCTCTGA
- a CDS encoding alpha/beta fold hydrolase, which yields MSASSSVSDFVTVRGVQLHVRRWGRPDAPTLFMLHGWMDVSASFQFVVDALAGDWQVIAPDARGFGLSDWPVARQGGGHYWFHEYLGDLDALVDHYAPAGEVNLVGHSMGANVVCLYAGARPERVRRVVDLEGFGLAPARAEQAPRRLRGWLDELREPPVLRPYASLDDVAARLIKTNPRLDPRRAAFLAAHWSKRGDDGQYHLLADPAHKMPGPQLYRLDEVMATWAQVRAKVLHVEAVNSPTLAHIAGDIPLPEFKARFNAFPDWREKLVEDAGHMVHHDQPEQIAALIEAFCA from the coding sequence ATGAGTGCATCGAGTTCTGTTTCCGATTTCGTCACGGTGCGCGGCGTCCAGCTGCATGTCCGGCGCTGGGGCCGGCCCGATGCGCCGACGCTGTTCATGCTGCATGGCTGGATGGACGTCTCGGCATCGTTCCAGTTCGTTGTCGATGCGCTCGCGGGCGACTGGCAGGTGATCGCGCCCGATGCGCGCGGTTTCGGGCTGTCCGACTGGCCGGTCGCGCGGCAGGGCGGCGGTCATTACTGGTTCCACGAGTACCTGGGCGACCTCGATGCGCTCGTCGACCACTATGCGCCGGCCGGCGAAGTCAACCTGGTCGGGCACAGCATGGGCGCGAACGTCGTGTGCCTGTATGCCGGCGCGCGGCCGGAGCGCGTGCGGCGCGTGGTCGATCTCGAGGGTTTCGGGCTGGCGCCCGCGCGGGCCGAGCAGGCGCCGCGCCGGTTGCGCGGCTGGCTGGACGAGTTGCGCGAACCGCCCGTGCTGCGCCCATATGCGTCCCTCGACGACGTGGCGGCGCGCCTGATCAAGACCAATCCGCGGCTCGACCCGCGCCGTGCGGCGTTCCTCGCCGCGCACTGGTCGAAGCGCGGCGACGACGGTCAGTACCACCTGCTGGCCGACCCCGCGCACAAGATGCCGGGGCCGCAGCTGTACCGACTCGACGAAGTGATGGCCACCTGGGCGCAGGTGCGCGCGAAGGTGCTGCACGTCGAAGCCGTCAATTCGCCGACGCTGGCCCACATCGCGGGCGACATCCCGTTGCCGGAATTCAAGGCGCGCTTCAACGCGTTCCCCGACTGGCGCGAGAAGCTCGTCGAGGACGCCGGACACATGGTGCATCACGACCAGCCCGAGCAGATCGCGGCGCTGATCGAGGCGTTCTGCGCGTAG